In the Corythoichthys intestinalis isolate RoL2023-P3 chromosome 18, ASM3026506v1, whole genome shotgun sequence genome, AAAAAGCactagcatgacaaatttggaccaaaacggctgtttttgtatgggagaaaaacaaaataaaacaccccTAACTGTGACTTCCAGTGCCTTTTTGTTAAAGTGCTTCGTTCAAACAAGGACTTCATGTCTAAATTTGGAAGTTTTCAGGTAAATGTCACTCACTTTTATCTTGTACCTCTCCCTGAGTGCAACCCGCATCGCAAAGGTGGACCCCGGCAGGAAAGGAAAACAAAGGCTCTCACCATACTGGTGAGCAAGATTCAGGTCCAAACAGCACGGCGCCAAAGCACCAACAATGCCTGCAAAGGAATATGACAACTTTAAccttttgtcaaaaaaatagtaatgcatGCAGATCATGAGTTACATGTGAACTTGTCTTTAAAGATGTCAAAGAGTCCGCTGCTCCAGTCGCCTCCTGTTTGCGTGATGGTGGTGACCGTGGTCCTTGTGACTCCCGTGCCGGGTTGAGTCAGTGCAACTGAGCTCGCGTAAGGTATGTTATTCAACCTCCAGTTCATGTCATGTCCGATGGTGAAGCCACTGTCGTCCTTCTCCTGGAACATGGACCCTGACAGAGAGGGTCTTTTTCACATAGATTTATGAACAACAGGTGACCCTGCTGGCCCAAGGTGAATGTGTAGCCTTGACCCCCCCCTCCACAAAATGACAAAATATGATTTTgaaatattgtatattttgtaGATATTGTATTTTCACCTTAAAGCCAAAACACTGTGGGAAagttattatttctaaataaaaatgaatagcaaattatccttacagcCAGAGGTAGGTAGAATAGCAAAAATCTTTACTAGTTTTACTTcttaataatattactcaagtaagagagtaacattgtgagtaactgcttacgatgtttgatttttttttttcacagcacaAAGTAATCTATatgaattagagctgaaacaattactcgagcaactcgagtaactcgagtttaaaaactgatccgagtaattttattcacctcgagtaatcgtttattttgacagctctaagcatcacgttttgctaggacaacttttaatgcgggacaacgcgctgtcacgtgcggagaggaagaagggaaaaaaaaaaaaaaaacttaccgcagccgacagccgccacaaacgacgccgacgttgctaaatactagcccgcacaatgctacattggtaacaggcagcgtctggcgcgtctcatagagatcacatgtatgttgaactagatgctaaatgacagactctgccgcgtctgggcagcgtttgtaaacagccgccatcttaaagcagtacagcgctaagggctaataaagagcgctaataaagagcgctaagcgctaataaataagattaacgttactgtcgctactagctcacggaacgttagccctgcggagggctaggtttcaattaattatgaccactgtcgatgcgtggctaacgtgtcttacatacaggctttaacataacatagcattgtggagtgatgagggtgtaaaataaaaacttaatcatgctaactatcaattttagctcagtagtcattgctggataaaacaccaagtagcactggtccctaatgtgctccaatacagcctgtatcatacatttattttgaacactgcaaaaactcaaaatcctgtcaggacttacagtttagactaacttaaaacttaactagaacttaaaaatggcttgacacaaagagaaattcaattgaaacacgtggggaaaaaatcctaacttttaagtgatgtgtgttatcaagcgtaacggcatttttaggtaagatatatatatatattaataagatctaaaagttttttgagtgaaagcagtgaattagtctttttttttttaattctagttacacctgagatgcaattgttggctgttttcaacaatatacaacgaaaataaagacattgattgactgaaaatggttcaagattagatgaaatgtcttgttttctcatgtatatgtataattgctcttcacctaaaaatatatttgttttatccgattactcgattaatcgatagaattttcagtcgattactcgattactaaaatattcgatagctgcagccctaatatgaattatagaatatatggcggaaaacacagaacagactgaaaaagcagtttctgctcttgcactcctctttaaaataaactactgtattttatgccaaaagaactgttgtgtttgctagaacaatatgtctatatgctgtaattgcagattcatggcgcattaagtccacaaactatttttaattcgaccgttttaccctggaaacccccgtttacagatgtcgcgcaaccgcttttgtttcaacccagccataaaacgaaggtaattaatgatagttattgttcaaaatgtctgtcgtttttagctttgaatcattaattgaggtttcatattttgtttaaaaaaaaaaaacaactttaaaaaattattcactcgcatattttgaacttctaaacaaattacatcacaatgaaaaaatgtctgTAAACGTCTGAAAAAaacgtcatggatatctacctcataactatcgcttaattctttttttttttttattactgtagCATTTTctgcgatattttagatgataaataatcgatccaaacaaagaaaaaaaaaaaaacgtttaaaagcgtaaatatatggaaaagaaaatctcgaccactccttgatgtctgtgatttctgcatcgcaacccgtgttatattaccatgtttcacccataaaatccccccaaaaatccagctgtgaccaTTTTGAAGGAACTCGGCCACCCCAGCCAAGccgcggaaacagcgacagccaaacgAAATGGGTGTTCCGCTGGCACCGCTCCCGCAAGTCGGCCGGAAGGGCCAAAATTCCGCGTGTTCTCTCCggtattaaccctttgtactgactccatgttccaaaagtttgacgaaggctcaccgaaaacaggttgacaatttattcgtcgacaatggtcaaatacAGACGACTGAGAGACCCTGCTGGGTCCAGGGTtggcaaaacaaggctacattgaAATGTTCCAGAGCAGCGGCAGTTGTTATCgaaatgttcagttctttttgaaagctgcggtggagtgggccgggccgaaggcgtggctgggtgttgtcttgggatcatccctctgtggcaggtCAGGTTCGTGCGTCATacttcgtggctgggacgtggttgccacggtGACCGACGCAGGTCTTGACATCCAAGGCGCCCGCGCTATCATCTTGTTATCCTGGTTGGGCGAGGGTGTTCtccgatgctacttgttttaggacagagcgccctgctctttgtcctggaatgctcgggagaactgattgcaagagttggtacatcaatcttgctcatgatgcgttgggcttctgtgataagatggcgttgtgtatcttttatgccctctattctgcttcttttcattaaactatggtgtaaatGCTATATatcttatattaggtgtgttagactaATACAGTCCtatagtaaatatgagaaatgatactattccctgattgattatattacgtgtgttagagtaatgcaaacagttagacagtgCCTACGTGAAACGGTACCATCTCCTTCATTCCCCCTCACGAGCCGCGACAGggctgataaggtgattcactttactgtgtcaaagggcatggagtctgcctaaactatggcTAGATGCTTTACTATGataaatgtgttagactaatgcaaacaattatatggtgtgtgagaGAAcagtacctattcccttcaattcacagctgtgtcttgacactcagtgatacatgctacatggagtttttggatcgaaacaaggtaagtatgcgataatatctcgttaaagtcttgGCGTCttgaattctgctctcgtgtgctctcacctacagttagggttttgctgtttaatttttgttttgtttttttttggtcccaaaaatgccgtccagttcaaaatttttcttcccccagaaaattgagattttaagctttccaatgatgtatcacacatgtatatcggaccattttgaaagttggccaaattgggggtctcagagcagaacttcaagtcacctgagtgttttcctccAATTATTGTACTGTACCATAACCTATTACACAACCCCatcaagccaaagaaatacaaaaaaatcctTGTAatccggcgagagaaaaaatcTAGAGCCGAAAaatcatttgtccaaagagcatgattgccctctagtggtgaaaatagttcctagttcaaATAGTTGAACAGTGaacagttccttcatagttcctattatgaaattaaaaggatcacatctctttttttgtggtcaatcggtgccaaataaaactgggagtttaaagtccgcgctttcgagtcatgttgatggcagcgctctatatcaaatacttatttttttacggtgctttaaagacgccacgtgatagaACAGGCTGGCGAGAAGATAGATATTGGACGCCATCACATTTTCATATACCGTAATTGCATTACAATTCTAGCTTGTGAATGCAACACCAAGAAGGAAATCAACACAGCAGCGGAACCAAACAGAATATTGGGAAATGTTCAGTGGCGAAAACAAGCCAAACACTTACTGGTGTGTGACAATGTTCTGTTCCATCACTTCAAGCTGCTGGCATCCGGAGAAAGTGAGCGAGGCCCTGGGAGATTCGGTAAGGATGAGAAGAAGGAAGAAGTGACACTCACCCAGTGAGAGGAAGCATGTCAGGAGCAGATAAAACAGCCCGACGCAAGGCTCGGTAAAAAAGCGCTGTTCAGTCGAGATAAGTCTGTTCGCTGTCCTCGGCACTAAATGATATAGAAAATACATGTAGGAcgtagacatgaaaacaaacgTGATGCAAATGTGCCATTTtagacttttttccccccttcaatTCAAATTGAAAGTTATGAACTCACTAGTCAtttgggcccgagcactaagcgtgcaaaggc is a window encoding:
- the plac8l1 gene encoding uncharacterized protein plac8l1, with the translated sequence MSTSYMYFLYHLVPRTANRLISTEQRFFTEPCVGLFYLLLTCFLSLGECHFFLLLILTESPRASLTFSGCQQLEVMEQNIVTHQPSLSGSMFQEKDDSGFTIGHDMNWRLNNIPYASSVALTQPGTGVTRTTVTTITQTGGDWSSGLFDIFKDKFTCIVGALAPCCLDLNLAHQYGESLCFPFLPGSTFAMRVALRERYKIKGNMCDDWSAVCCCYSLAVCQMV